The following proteins come from a genomic window of Camelus dromedarius isolate mCamDro1 chromosome 29, mCamDro1.pat, whole genome shotgun sequence:
- the SENP8 gene encoding sentrin-specific protease 8 isoform X2: MDPVVLSYMDSLLRQSDVSLLDPPSWLNDHIIGFAFEYFANSQFRDCSDHVCFISPEVTQFIKCTGNPAEMAMFLEPLDLPHKRVVFLAINDNSNQAAGGTHWSLLVYLQDKNSFIHYDSHSRSNSVHAKQVAEKLEAFLGRKGDKLAFVEEKAPAQQNSYDCGMYVICNTEALCQNFFRQQPASLLQLLTPSYITKKRAEWKDLIARLAAD; encoded by the coding sequence ATGGACCCTGTGGTGTTGAGTTACATGGACAGTCTGCTGCGACAGTCAGATGTCTCACTGTTGGATCCTCCAAGCTGGCTCAATGACCATATTATTGGGTTTGCCTTTGAGTACTTTGCCAACAGTCAGTTTCGTGACTGCTCTGACCACGTCTGCTTCATCAGCCCGGAAGTCACCCAGTTCATCAAGTGCACTGGCAACCCAGCCGAGATGGCCATGTTCCTTGAACCCCTGGACCTCCCCCACAAGAGAGTTGTGTTTTTAGCCATCAATGATAATTCCAACCAGGCAGCTGGGGGAACCCATTGGAGTTTGTTGGTTTATCTCCAagataaaaatagctttattcatTATGATTCCCACAGCAGGAGCAACTCAGTCCATGCAAAGCAGGTAGCAGAGAAACTGGAGGCTTTCTTAGGCAGAAAAGGAGACAAACTGGCCTTTGTGGAAGAGAAAGCCCCTGCTCAACAAAACAGCTATGATTGTGGGATGTACGTGATCTGTAACACTGAGGCCTTGTGTCAGAACTTCTTCAGGCAGCAGCCAGCATCCCTGCTGCAGCTGCTCACGCCTTCCTACATCACCAAGAAGAGGGCAGAGTGGAAGGACCTCATTGCCAGACTTGCTGCAGATTAG
- the SENP8 gene encoding sentrin-specific protease 8 isoform X1: MDTPSELLKFLSSPGQYKMDPVVLSYMDSLLRQSDVSLLDPPSWLNDHIIGFAFEYFANSQFRDCSDHVCFISPEVTQFIKCTGNPAEMAMFLEPLDLPHKRVVFLAINDNSNQAAGGTHWSLLVYLQDKNSFIHYDSHSRSNSVHAKQVAEKLEAFLGRKGDKLAFVEEKAPAQQNSYDCGMYVICNTEALCQNFFRQQPASLLQLLTPSYITKKRAEWKDLIARLAAD, from the exons ATGGACACTCCCTCTGAG CTTCTGAAATTTCTGAGCAGCCCTGGTCAGTACAAGATGGACCCTGTGGTGTTGAGTTACATGGACAGTCTGCTGCGACAGTCAGATGTCTCACTGTTGGATCCTCCAAGCTGGCTCAATGACCATATTATTGGGTTTGCCTTTGAGTACTTTGCCAACAGTCAGTTTCGTGACTGCTCTGACCACGTCTGCTTCATCAGCCCGGAAGTCACCCAGTTCATCAAGTGCACTGGCAACCCAGCCGAGATGGCCATGTTCCTTGAACCCCTGGACCTCCCCCACAAGAGAGTTGTGTTTTTAGCCATCAATGATAATTCCAACCAGGCAGCTGGGGGAACCCATTGGAGTTTGTTGGTTTATCTCCAagataaaaatagctttattcatTATGATTCCCACAGCAGGAGCAACTCAGTCCATGCAAAGCAGGTAGCAGAGAAACTGGAGGCTTTCTTAGGCAGAAAAGGAGACAAACTGGCCTTTGTGGAAGAGAAAGCCCCTGCTCAACAAAACAGCTATGATTGTGGGATGTACGTGATCTGTAACACTGAGGCCTTGTGTCAGAACTTCTTCAGGCAGCAGCCAGCATCCCTGCTGCAGCTGCTCACGCCTTCCTACATCACCAAGAAGAGGGCAGAGTGGAAGGACCTCATTGCCAGACTTGCTGCAGATTAG